The following coding sequences are from one Clostridia bacterium window:
- a CDS encoding tRNA (cytidine(34)-2'-O)-methyltransferase, with amino-acid sequence MPTLNIVLVEPEIPQNTGNVARTCAATGCRLHLVGPMGFKIDDAKLKRAGLDYWPLLDVTYYGSLGEFLAECGGERFLFSTKAPRAYTEVEYPDGAWLIFGRETKGLTEELLERERDRCVRIPMISEARSLNLSNSVAVGVFEALRQWGFPKLKNFGKMAE; translated from the coding sequence ATGCCCACGCTGAATATCGTTCTGGTCGAGCCGGAGATCCCGCAGAACACCGGCAACGTCGCACGCACCTGCGCCGCGACAGGCTGCCGCCTGCACCTCGTCGGCCCGATGGGCTTCAAAATCGACGACGCGAAGCTGAAGCGCGCCGGACTCGACTACTGGCCGCTGCTCGACGTCACGTATTACGGCTCGCTCGGCGAATTCCTCGCCGAGTGCGGCGGCGAACGTTTCCTGTTCTCCACGAAGGCGCCCCGCGCCTATACCGAGGTCGAGTATCCCGACGGCGCGTGGCTGATCTTCGGCCGCGAGACGAAGGGCCTGACCGAGGAGCTGCTCGAGCGCGAACGCGACCGCTGCGTCCGTATCCCGATGATAAGCGAGGCGCGTTCGCTCAACCTCTCCAACTCCGTCGCCGTCGGCGTATTCGAGGCGCTGCGGCAGTGGGGTTTCCCGAAGCTGAAAAACTTCGGTAAAATGGCGGAGTGA
- a CDS encoding ParA family protein, giving the protein MGRIIAVANQKGGVGKTTTAVNLAAALALCGKKTLLADIDPQGHATVSCGIGKKELAATVYDVLIGGAKAADAIICTEEGRPDLLPATVDLAGAELELAALEKRESRLRDALNLIRGDYDYIIIDSPPALGLLNLNGLVAADAVLVPLQTEFFALDGLSQLMATIRLVRRGLNPSLDLEGVLLTMYNSQLNLTNQVAAEVKKFFPRKVFKTVIPRTVRLSEAPGFGKNIFEYDRNSKGALAYMELAKEIIANDR; this is encoded by the coding sequence TTGGGCAGAATAATAGCGGTCGCAAACCAGAAGGGCGGCGTCGGCAAGACGACCACCGCCGTCAATCTTGCCGCCGCGCTTGCGCTTTGCGGGAAAAAGACTCTGCTTGCGGACATCGACCCGCAGGGGCACGCCACGGTCAGCTGCGGCATCGGCAAAAAGGAACTCGCAGCAACCGTTTACGACGTGCTGATAGGCGGAGCGAAAGCCGCCGACGCCATAATCTGTACGGAAGAGGGCCGTCCGGACCTGCTGCCCGCCACCGTCGACCTTGCCGGTGCGGAGCTCGAGCTGGCAGCTCTTGAAAAACGCGAATCGCGCCTGCGCGACGCGCTCAATCTCATCCGCGGCGATTACGACTATATTATCATCGATTCTCCCCCGGCGCTCGGGCTGCTGAACCTCAACGGGCTCGTTGCGGCGGACGCCGTTCTCGTGCCGCTGCAGACGGAGTTCTTCGCGCTGGACGGACTTTCTCAACTCATGGCGACGATACGCCTCGTGCGGCGCGGGCTCAACCCTTCGCTCGACCTCGAGGGCGTGCTGCTGACGATGTACAACAGCCAGCTCAACCTCACCAACCAGGTCGCCGCGGAGGTCAAAAAGTTCTTCCCGCGCAAGGTGTTCAAAACCGTCATTCCGCGCACCGTGCGGCTCAGCGAAGCACCGGGCTTCGGCAAGAACATATTTGAGTACGACCGCAACTCCAAGGGCGCGCTCGCCTATATGGAGCTTGCGAAAGAGATAATCGCGAACGACAGGTAG
- a CDS encoding four helix bundle protein, producing the protein MSAKTIKDLSVELTVEITELCETVKAKAVYANQLLRSCSSIGANVHEAKYAHSRADFINKLEIALKECHETEYWIEILHNTHSFSDEQYKKTSEKCGLIRRKLIASITTAKKNA; encoded by the coding sequence ATGAGCGCAAAAACAATTAAAGATCTCTCCGTCGAACTAACGGTTGAAATAACCGAACTTTGCGAAACGGTAAAAGCTAAAGCCGTATATGCAAATCAGCTGTTGCGTTCCTGTTCTTCAATCGGCGCTAACGTGCACGAAGCGAAATACGCTCATAGCCGCGCCGACTTCATCAACAAACTTGAAATCGCCCTGAAAGAATGCCACGAAACTGAGTACTGGATTGAAATACTGCATAATACTCATTCGTTTTCTGATGAGCAGTATAAGAAAACATCTGAAAAATGCGGCTTAATACGCCGCAAACTTATAGCATCCATCACAACGGCAAAGAAAAACGCATAA
- a CDS encoding ParB/RepB/Spo0J family partition protein → MAKLTGLGKGLDALFAENTVDENGYELVNIDDISPNREQPRRAFDEESLAELADSIKQRGILQPLIIQPTALDGYVIIAGERRWRAARMAGLAKVPAIIRRPDAHEAAVIALIENLQREDLNPVETAEGCRRLMDDHGLTQEALAAELGKPRSAIANLLRILALPADVIELVRTDKLSLGHAKALAALPAEAASALASRCAAEGLSVRACEELAKAAGKPAKKSAPKPVSRTALIVESEKVLKEKLGRRVTISGSDKKGKLTVDYCGEGDLIDLVNRLSGNGDDRR, encoded by the coding sequence ATGGCTAAACTTACCGGACTCGGCAAAGGGCTCGACGCCCTCTTCGCCGAAAACACAGTTGACGAAAACGGCTATGAGCTGGTGAATATTGACGACATATCCCCCAACCGCGAACAGCCCCGCCGCGCCTTTGACGAGGAATCCCTCGCGGAGCTCGCTGATTCGATAAAACAGCGCGGGATACTCCAGCCGCTCATCATTCAGCCGACCGCGCTCGACGGCTACGTCATAATCGCGGGCGAACGCCGCTGGCGTGCCGCTCGTATGGCGGGGCTCGCGAAGGTGCCGGCGATAATCCGCCGCCCCGACGCGCACGAGGCCGCCGTCATCGCTCTCATCGAAAACCTCCAGCGCGAAGACCTCAATCCGGTCGAGACCGCCGAGGGCTGCCGCAGGCTGATGGACGACCACGGACTGACTCAGGAGGCGCTCGCCGCCGAGCTCGGCAAACCCAGAAGCGCGATCGCGAACCTGCTTCGCATACTCGCGCTGCCCGCGGACGTGATCGAGCTCGTCCGCACGGACAAGCTTTCGCTCGGTCACGCGAAGGCGCTCGCCGCGCTGCCCGCGGAAGCCGCTTCGGCGCTCGCTTCGCGCTGCGCAGCGGAGGGACTTTCCGTCCGCGCCTGCGAAGAGCTGGCGAAGGCCGCCGGCAAGCCCGCGAAAAAGTCTGCTCCCAAGCCCGTTTCGCGCACCGCGCTTATAGTAGAATCCGAAAAAGTACTGAAGGAAAAGCTCGGCCGCAGGGTAACCATAAGCGGCAGCGATAAAAAAGGCAAGCTCACCGTCGACTACTGCGGCGAGGGCGATCTGATCGACCTCGTCAACCGCCTTTCCGGGAACGGAGATGATCGCAGATGA
- a CDS encoding ribosome maturation factor RimP gives MANIKEKVLPLARKAAADCGVELWDLEFVREGGEYYLRLYIDSPDGVGIDDCEAVSRAIDPMLDEADPIEQSYNLEVSSPGIFRELKTPEHYAASVGMNVRAKLYTAVNGSKELIGTLDSFDADGFVIGGTALPKSAVASLRWHEELEF, from the coding sequence ATGGCGAATATCAAGGAGAAGGTGCTCCCGCTGGCGCGGAAGGCGGCCGCCGACTGCGGAGTCGAGCTGTGGGATCTCGAGTTCGTCCGCGAGGGCGGCGAATACTACCTGCGGCTCTATATCGACAGTCCGGACGGCGTCGGCATCGACGACTGCGAAGCCGTCAGCCGCGCAATCGACCCGATGCTCGACGAGGCCGACCCCATCGAGCAGTCCTACAACCTCGAGGTTTCGTCGCCCGGCATCTTCCGCGAGCTGAAAACGCCGGAGCATTACGCAGCTTCCGTCGGAATGAACGTACGCGCCAAGCTTTACACCGCCGTTAACGGCAGCAAGGAGCTGATCGGCACGCTCGATTCCTTCGACGCCGACGGCTTCGTCATCGGCGGTACCGCGCTGCCGAAAAGCGCCGTCGCCTCCCTGCGTTGGCACGAAGAACTTGAGTTTTAG
- the nusA gene encoding transcription termination/antitermination protein NusA, which produces MVNKEFFEALDMLEKENGISKEYMLDRVRAALETAVKRDDGNIDNIEVLVDEETSSISLIRRWTVVDDITDENCQLTLEEAKKINKKAKLGGEVVQEIQTKEFGRIAAQSAKQVIIQAIREAEKLKLLADFRGKEHEIITALVTSVDRVSRNATLEVGRNSIVLPASEQVKGEYLTEGSRVRIYVVEVKETERGPRIVISRTHPGLVRRLFELEVPEINEGIVDIRAISREAGSRSKVAVASNDPSVDPVGACIGQKGTRVDNIKTELRGEKIDIVRYSDDIAEFVTAALSPSEVIAVDVNEEEHTCHVTVPADQLSLAIGKEGQNARLAAKLTGWKIDIKPAM; this is translated from the coding sequence ATGGTCAACAAGGAATTTTTTGAAGCGCTGGATATGCTCGAAAAAGAGAACGGCATTTCCAAGGAATATATGCTGGACCGCGTCCGCGCGGCGCTGGAAACGGCGGTAAAGCGCGACGACGGCAACATCGATAATATCGAAGTGCTCGTAGACGAGGAGACCTCCTCCATCAGCCTCATCCGCCGCTGGACCGTCGTCGACGATATAACCGACGAGAACTGCCAGCTTACCCTCGAGGAAGCGAAGAAGATAAACAAAAAGGCGAAGCTCGGCGGCGAAGTCGTCCAGGAGATACAGACCAAGGAATTCGGCCGCATCGCAGCGCAGTCCGCAAAGCAGGTCATAATCCAGGCGATCCGCGAGGCCGAGAAACTCAAGCTGCTCGCCGACTTCCGCGGCAAGGAGCACGAGATAATCACCGCGCTCGTCACCAGCGTCGACCGCGTCAGCAGAAACGCCACCCTCGAGGTCGGCAGAAACAGCATCGTGCTGCCCGCCTCCGAGCAGGTCAAGGGCGAATACCTCACCGAAGGCAGCCGCGTGCGCATCTACGTCGTGGAGGTCAAGGAGACCGAGCGCGGACCGCGCATCGTCATCTCCCGCACCCATCCCGGTCTCGTGCGCCGTCTCTTCGAGCTCGAGGTGCCTGAGATCAACGAGGGTATAGTCGATATCCGCGCCATCTCCCGCGAAGCCGGCAGCCGCTCCAAGGTCGCCGTCGCCTCCAACGACCCCTCCGTCGATCCCGTCGGCGCCTGCATCGGTCAGAAGGGCACCCGCGTCGACAACATCAAGACGGAGCTGCGCGGCGAGAAGATCGACATCGTCCGCTACAGCGACGATATCGCCGAGTTCGTAACGGCAGCCCTTTCCCCTTCCGAAGTCATCGCAGTCGACGTCAACGAAGAGGAGCACACCTGCCACGTTACCGTGCCGGCGGATCAGCTTTCGCTCGCTATCGGCAAGGAGGGCCAGAACGCCCGCCTCGCCGCCAAGCTTACCGGCTGGAAAATAGATATAAAACCGGCAATGTGA
- a CDS encoding YlxR family protein, with protein MKEKKIPMRKCVGCGGSKPKRELLRVVSPKDEEIFLDLTGKAAGRGAYICADPDCLAKARKARRLEHAFERQIPPEVYDMLERELTEAIK; from the coding sequence TTGAAGGAAAAGAAGATCCCGATGAGAAAATGCGTCGGCTGCGGAGGATCGAAGCCGAAACGCGAACTGCTCCGCGTCGTCTCGCCCAAGGATGAGGAGATCTTTCTCGACCTTACCGGCAAGGCGGCCGGCAGAGGCGCTTACATCTGCGCCGACCCCGATTGCCTCGCGAAGGCGCGGAAGGCGCGGCGGCTCGAACACGCGTTCGAGCGGCAGATACCTCCGGAGGTCTACGATATGCTCGAAAGAGAGCTTACGGAGGCGATAAAGTGA
- a CDS encoding ribosomal L7Ae/L30e/S12e/Gadd45 family protein — protein MTADERILHYLGLAVVSRNAELGVDKTLAALKRHKLKLAVFASDGERTAEKAKRGCEEAGVPVLTGGFDKAALGKAVGAGATVVVGVRDKGLAAAILKVTEESVC, from the coding sequence GTGACCGCTGACGAAAGAATACTGCATTACCTCGGGCTCGCAGTCGTTTCGCGGAACGCCGAGCTGGGCGTCGACAAGACGCTCGCGGCGCTGAAACGGCACAAGCTGAAGCTCGCGGTGTTCGCCTCGGACGGCGAGCGCACCGCCGAAAAGGCGAAGCGCGGCTGCGAAGAAGCGGGCGTGCCCGTGCTGACCGGCGGCTTCGACAAGGCCGCGCTCGGCAAAGCCGTCGGCGCGGGAGCGACCGTCGTCGTAGGCGTCAGGGACAAGGGACTTGCCGCCGCCATTCTGAAAGTTACGGAGGAAAGCGTATGTTAA
- the infB gene encoding translation initiation factor IF-2: MLNKYKLGDLAKDLDMQAKDVSAILKDKLNAERASGAILELDELDIIFQTVLDGFKPKPEALLAYFAAANEPRAKEPEKPAEPEPKPEKPAEKQDKPEQKQGKPAQQGAAIPPRPQKQDKPKGERPIRGAQTVRVVDTKSGLVGVNLARYDERIDNLVPERQKELSRRKQKVGKKQGFRRPVLSRKDTEAEKMKRIAFEKARNAQLKITIPDEITVGELATRLKKTAAEVIKKLMSVGVMANVTETVDYDTAAIIADEFGAKVEREVHVTIEERLHIADGEDDAEGNVVPRPPVVVVMGHVDHGKTSLLDAFRHSDVAAGEAGGITQHIGAYQVKLNDRLITFLDTPGHEAFTAMRARGAQATDIAILVVAADDGVMPQTIEAINHAKAAGVSVIVAINKIDRPGANPERVKQELTEYGIVPEEWGGENICVPVSAKTREGLDTLLEMLLLTADVKDFKANPDRPAKGIVIEARLDKGRGPVATLLVQNGTLRAGDIIIAGKSVGRVRALTNDRGATIEEAGPSTPVEITGLAEVPETGDVFNVVADESLARKLVEQRRTEEREHQSKNAGNVTLEDLFSRIQEGMLKDLNIIVKADVQGSVEAVSASLQKISNDEVRVNIIHGGVGAVNESDVMLASASNAIIVGFNVRPDATAAETAKANNVDIRLYRVIYQCIEEIEAAMKGMMAPKFREVVGGHAEVRQTFKVSKLGVIAGCYVTDGTIVRGSKIRVLRDNVVVAEDDMDSLRRVKDDVKEVKSGFECGIKLEKFNDIKEGDVLEAFTIEEYRE, from the coding sequence ATGTTAAATAAATATAAGCTTGGAGATCTCGCAAAAGACCTCGATATGCAGGCGAAAGACGTAAGCGCCATTCTCAAGGATAAGCTCAACGCGGAAAGAGCGTCTGGCGCCATCCTCGAGCTTGATGAGCTGGATATAATCTTCCAGACCGTCCTCGACGGCTTCAAGCCGAAGCCGGAGGCGCTGCTCGCCTACTTCGCCGCCGCCAACGAGCCGCGCGCGAAGGAGCCGGAGAAGCCCGCGGAGCCGGAGCCGAAGCCCGAGAAGCCCGCCGAGAAGCAGGATAAGCCCGAGCAGAAGCAGGGCAAGCCCGCGCAGCAGGGCGCCGCGATCCCGCCGCGTCCGCAGAAGCAGGATAAGCCGAAGGGCGAACGCCCCATCCGCGGAGCGCAAACCGTTCGCGTCGTCGACACGAAATCCGGTCTCGTCGGCGTCAACCTCGCCCGCTACGACGAGCGTATAGACAACCTCGTGCCCGAGCGCCAGAAAGAGCTCTCCCGCCGCAAGCAGAAGGTCGGAAAGAAGCAGGGCTTCCGCCGTCCCGTGCTGAGCCGCAAGGACACCGAGGCGGAGAAGATGAAGCGCATCGCCTTCGAGAAGGCGCGCAACGCGCAGCTCAAGATCACGATCCCCGACGAGATCACCGTCGGCGAACTCGCCACCCGTCTGAAGAAGACCGCCGCCGAGGTCATCAAGAAGCTGATGAGCGTCGGCGTTATGGCGAACGTCACCGAGACCGTCGACTACGACACCGCCGCGATCATCGCCGACGAATTCGGCGCGAAGGTCGAGCGCGAGGTCCACGTCACGATAGAAGAGCGCCTCCACATCGCCGACGGCGAAGACGACGCCGAAGGCAACGTCGTTCCGCGTCCGCCCGTCGTCGTCGTTATGGGACACGTCGACCACGGCAAGACCTCCCTGCTGGACGCCTTCCGCCACTCCGACGTCGCCGCCGGAGAAGCGGGCGGCATAACCCAGCACATCGGCGCCTACCAGGTCAAGCTCAACGACAGACTGATAACCTTCCTCGACACCCCCGGCCACGAGGCGTTCACCGCGATGCGCGCGAGAGGCGCGCAGGCGACGGATATTGCGATCCTCGTCGTCGCCGCGGACGACGGCGTCATGCCGCAGACGATCGAGGCGATAAACCACGCGAAGGCGGCGGGAGTTTCCGTCATCGTCGCGATAAACAAGATCGACCGCCCGGGCGCGAATCCCGAGCGCGTCAAGCAGGAGCTCACCGAATACGGAATCGTGCCGGAGGAGTGGGGCGGCGAAAACATCTGCGTGCCCGTCTCCGCGAAGACGCGCGAAGGCCTCGATACGCTGCTTGAAATGCTGCTCCTGACCGCGGACGTCAAGGACTTCAAGGCGAATCCCGACCGTCCCGCGAAGGGCATCGTCATCGAAGCCCGCCTCGACAAGGGCCGCGGCCCCGTCGCCACCCTGCTCGTGCAGAACGGCACCCTCCGCGCCGGCGATATAATCATCGCTGGCAAGAGCGTCGGCCGCGTCCGCGCGCTGACCAACGACAGAGGCGCGACCATCGAGGAAGCCGGCCCCTCCACCCCCGTCGAGATCACCGGTCTCGCCGAAGTGCCCGAAACCGGCGACGTCTTCAACGTTGTCGCGGACGAATCCCTCGCCCGCAAGCTCGTTGAGCAGCGCCGCACCGAGGAGCGCGAGCATCAGTCCAAGAACGCCGGCAACGTCACGCTCGAGGACCTCTTCTCCCGCATCCAGGAAGGCATGCTGAAGGACCTCAACATCATCGTCAAGGCTGACGTTCAGGGCTCCGTGGAGGCGGTCAGCGCCTCCCTGCAGAAGATCTCCAACGACGAGGTCCGCGTGAACATAATCCACGGCGGCGTCGGAGCCGTCAACGAGAGCGACGTCATGCTCGCCTCCGCCTCCAACGCGATAATCGTCGGCTTCAACGTCCGTCCGGACGCCACCGCCGCCGAGACAGCGAAGGCGAACAACGTCGATATCCGCCTCTACCGCGTCATCTATCAGTGCATCGAGGAGATCGAGGCCGCCATGAAGGGCATGATGGCGCCGAAGTTCCGCGAGGTCGTCGGCGGCCACGCCGAAGTTAGACAGACCTTCAAGGTCTCCAAGCTCGGCGTCATCGCCGGTTGCTACGTCACCGACGGCACGATCGTCCGCGGCAGCAAGATCCGCGTCCTGCGCGACAACGTCGTCGTCGCCGAGGACGATATGGACTCCCTGCGCCGCGTCAAGGACGACGTCAAGGAGGTCAAGAGCGGCTTCGAGTGCGGCATCAAGCTCGAGAAGTTCAACGACATCAAGGAAGGCGACGTGCTGGAGGCCTTCACGATCGAGGAATACAGAGAATAA
- a CDS encoding HAD-IA family hydrolase, producing the protein MKYKCAVFDMDGTILDTLRDLMDALNYALRLSGRPERTLDEVRSFVGNGIVMLIRRAAPDAGDEALEKLHADFREWYAPHCADRTAPYEGVPEAVAALREAGVRTAVVSNKSEPEVKALCERFFPGLFEAQIGVTAGSKPKPAPDSVFAALKALGADASEAVYIGDSEVDMQTAANAGLPAIAVAWGFRGADFLRSLGAATIIDSPRELVGLIL; encoded by the coding sequence ATGAAATACAAATGCGCCGTCTTCGATATGGACGGCACGATACTCGACACGCTGCGCGACCTGATGGACGCGCTGAACTACGCGCTGCGGCTCTCCGGCCGCCCCGAGCGGACTCTCGACGAGGTGCGCTCCTTCGTCGGAAACGGCATAGTTATGCTGATACGGCGCGCCGCGCCCGACGCCGGGGACGAAGCGCTCGAAAAGCTGCACGCCGATTTCCGCGAATGGTACGCGCCGCACTGCGCCGACCGCACCGCGCCCTACGAGGGCGTCCCGGAAGCCGTCGCCGCGCTGCGCGAAGCGGGAGTGCGCACCGCCGTCGTTTCCAACAAGTCCGAGCCGGAGGTAAAGGCGCTCTGCGAACGCTTCTTCCCCGGGCTTTTCGAGGCGCAGATAGGCGTCACCGCCGGCTCGAAGCCGAAGCCCGCGCCGGACTCCGTCTTCGCCGCGCTGAAGGCGCTCGGCGCGGACGCCTCCGAAGCCGTCTATATCGGCGACTCCGAGGTGGATATGCAGACCGCCGCAAACGCCGGACTGCCCGCGATCGCGGTCGCGTGGGGGTTCCGCGGCGCGGATTTCCTGCGCTCCCTCGGCGCGGCAACGATAATCGACAGCCCGCGCGAGCTGGTCGGATTGATATTGTAA
- a CDS encoding dockerin type I repeat-containing protein, with protein sequence MKKRLLSVLLAFALVLGLLPLTAITAAAASDLDNALNVSGGNLKFSSSGSYPWTAVNDGTRVYATSGNAGVASSESVMTLSVSPTSATAVSFEFMAWGETYKSQPCDVCTFYIDNVAQFSYGALCNNWETYTAPLSAGAHTLKWEYKKDSSEDPVLDFFAVDNVKIGIDRYPLYAKGTQVTTANCRDVLGDGKLSFDPSSNTLTVSGTESGLQAVLISELDGLTVKTTADSTFMNIGSGPAVSLKGNTTFVSEGGRLSLMAMSGNALAFIGSNTTLYFYAADFYAKGTTGGIVSTGSGNRLNVKASAVRAEAESGNAAVAGFGGGITYSDCNLTTPNNAQISNGRINSGSSAAIQAVFTLNNATLYGICTADFGGSNSDKWLKFESTSSKTVTALGAAPDNSYAVAYAYGTIYGITNADDNGNGGGILWTAPFGNPGNYTLGKQVYNGDGTLRSMTYDYTGNKLFVLINSGTSSSLYSLNPSTAALTEIGALGQNFYGICADENGTIYGINSLGMLYTINGKTAETTFLLATGYACKYVQDIAYDFDTGDIYWARVYSTSDGEHGLCRINKTTGETFVLNKIGPSGAEIVGMFAVPANEPGAPQSKKGDMDKDGEITVNDALKALRIAAKLAAASDEDMLIGDVDGDGDITVNDALKILRVAAKLADESSLG encoded by the coding sequence ATGAAAAAACGCTTACTTTCCGTGCTGCTCGCGTTTGCGCTCGTGCTCGGGTTGCTTCCGCTGACGGCGATCACCGCCGCTGCGGCGAGCGACCTCGACAACGCGCTGAACGTTTCCGGCGGCAACCTGAAATTCAGCAGCAGCGGCAGCTATCCCTGGACCGCCGTCAACGACGGCACGCGCGTTTACGCGACGAGCGGCAACGCGGGCGTCGCGAGCTCTGAATCCGTAATGACTCTTTCCGTCTCCCCGACGAGCGCCACCGCCGTCTCCTTCGAATTCATGGCGTGGGGCGAGACCTACAAATCCCAGCCCTGCGACGTATGCACCTTCTACATCGACAACGTGGCGCAGTTCAGCTACGGCGCCCTCTGCAACAACTGGGAAACCTATACCGCGCCGCTTTCCGCGGGCGCGCACACGCTCAAATGGGAGTATAAAAAGGACAGCTCCGAAGACCCGGTGCTCGACTTCTTCGCCGTCGACAACGTCAAGATCGGCATCGACCGCTATCCCCTCTACGCGAAGGGAACGCAAGTGACGACCGCCAACTGCCGCGACGTTCTCGGCGACGGCAAGCTTTCCTTCGATCCGAGCAGCAACACCCTCACCGTCTCCGGCACCGAATCCGGCCTGCAGGCGGTACTTATCAGCGAACTCGACGGTCTTACCGTCAAGACGACGGCCGACTCTACGTTTATGAACATTGGTTCCGGTCCCGCCGTTTCGCTGAAGGGCAATACCACCTTCGTCAGCGAAGGCGGCAGACTTTCGCTGATGGCAATGAGCGGTAACGCTCTTGCCTTTATCGGCAGCAATACCACGCTGTATTTCTACGCCGCCGATTTCTACGCGAAGGGCACGACCGGCGGTATCGTTTCCACCGGCTCGGGCAACAGGCTCAACGTCAAGGCTTCGGCCGTCCGCGCCGAAGCCGAAAGCGGCAACGCCGCGGTCGCAGGTTTCGGCGGCGGCATCACTTATTCCGACTGCAACCTTACCACCCCGAATAACGCCCAGATATCCAACGGCCGCATCAACAGCGGCAGCTCTGCCGCCATTCAGGCCGTTTTCACTCTCAACAACGCGACGCTCTACGGCATCTGCACCGCCGATTTCGGCGGAAGCAACAGCGATAAGTGGTTAAAATTCGAAAGCACCTCGAGCAAGACCGTTACCGCGCTCGGCGCCGCGCCCGACAACTCCTACGCAGTCGCGTACGCCTACGGAACGATCTACGGCATTACCAACGCCGACGACAACGGCAACGGCGGCGGCATACTGTGGACGGCGCCTTTCGGCAATCCGGGCAACTACACGCTCGGCAAGCAGGTATACAACGGCGACGGTACGCTGCGCTCGATGACCTACGACTATACGGGCAATAAGCTCTTTGTGCTCATAAACTCCGGCACCTCCTCGTCGCTTTATTCGCTTAATCCCTCCACCGCGGCGCTGACCGAAATAGGCGCTCTCGGCCAGAACTTCTACGGCATCTGCGCTGACGAAAACGGCACGATCTACGGCATAAACAGCCTCGGCATGCTCTACACTATAAACGGCAAAACCGCCGAAACGACGTTCCTTCTTGCCACCGGCTACGCCTGCAAATACGTTCAGGATATCGCCTATGACTTCGACACCGGCGACATCTACTGGGCGCGCGTCTACTCGACGAGCGACGGCGAGCATGGGCTCTGCCGCATAAACAAGACCACCGGCGAAACCTTCGTTCTGAATAAGATCGGCCCCTCCGGCGCCGAGATCGTCGGTATGTTCGCCGTTCCGGCGAACGAGCCCGGCGCACCGCAGTCAAAGAAGGGCGATATGGACAAGGACGGCGAGATCACGGTCAACGACGCGCTGAAGGCGCTGCGTATCGCCGCGAAGCTTGCCGCAGCGTCCGATGAGGATATGCTTATAGGCGACGTCGACGGCGACGGCGATATCACCGTCAACGACGCGCTGAAGATCCTCCGCGTCGCCGCGAAGCTCGCCGACGAAAGCAGTCTGGGATAA
- a CDS encoding TetR/AcrR family transcriptional regulator, whose protein sequence is MNKLNRSELTAIVAAAADLFLENTIEATSIKDVAARAGYGEATIYRRFGTKQNLAVQAASHLALGVLGRYFDLDACRDGFSALAEFYRAFLRVFEDDRRYFRFIRELDSYFLRDAESKEEYEDIIFLYYHRFQRAYERGLADGTVREIEKPGVFYYASCHALLNLCKALSADTLLRQDENAHPEYEVAALIDMILYNLVP, encoded by the coding sequence ATGAACAAACTCAACCGGAGCGAGCTGACGGCGATAGTCGCCGCGGCCGCGGACCTTTTCCTCGAAAACACCATCGAAGCGACCTCGATAAAGGACGTCGCCGCGCGCGCCGGATACGGCGAGGCGACGATCTACCGCCGCTTCGGCACGAAGCAGAACCTCGCGGTGCAGGCCGCCTCTCACCTCGCGCTCGGAGTGCTGGGTCGCTACTTCGACCTCGACGCCTGCAGGGACGGCTTCTCCGCGCTCGCGGAGTTTTACCGCGCGTTCCTGCGCGTATTCGAGGACGACCGCCGCTACTTCCGCTTCATCCGCGAGCTCGACTCCTACTTCCTGCGCGACGCGGAGAGCAAGGAGGAATACGAGGACATCATATTCCTCTATTACCACCGCTTTCAGCGCGCCTACGAGCGCGGGCTCGCCGACGGCACCGTGCGCGAAATCGAGAAGCCGGGCGTCTTCTACTACGCCTCCTGCCACGCGCTGCTGAATCTCTGCAAGGCGCTCTCCGCCGACACGCTGCTGCGGCAGGACGAAAACGCGCACCCCGAATACGAGGTCGCCGCGCTGATAGACATGATACTCTATAACCTCGTGCCGTAA